Part of the Phycisphaerae bacterium genome, CCGATTGCACCTTGATGCGCGCATCGCGAGCCGATTTCACCGAAAGTTCCGACGAAACCGCGACGAATTCAAACCCGTTCTCCGATCCCCATGTTCCCATGTCGGCTTCAGTGGAATCAGTCGCATCGACAATCAGTCGCTTCTCCGTCGCAAGTTCGCGATCGACATCTCCGATGCGCACTTTCATCGAGCCCGCGCGTGCGGACGATGCATCAAACCCCACTTCGATTCGGCCATCAGCGTTCTTGAAAAATGTTTCTCCCTCACCCAGCGCAGCTTCCACAGTCAGACCCGAGGGCAAAGACGACCTGATGAAGACCAGTTGGTCGGCCTGCGGATGAAAGGCTGAACTCATCATGCGACCGCTGTTGAGACTTAGCGTGAGTCGATCCGGCTGCCAGTCCACTGAGACTTCGGCGGGACCAAGCACGATGACCGCGCCACCGCCGCTCCCGGCATCGGCTCCGCAATACATCATCACCTGGCGCCCGGCATTGATCTTCAACAGCCCGAAGTCGATGGCCTCGCCGATCGCGACAGGCTGTTCGGGGCCTTCCCCCTGAAGCGAACCGACCGAGCCATTGGACACGGCCGTCACAGTCGGTCCACGAACCTCAGCCAGCGCGGCACCGGAAACGCAGAGAGCCACGCACATCGACACCGCGATGTTGACCACGCGTGGAAGAACTCGATACGCATTGATCGCGAAAAAGATGCTTTTCATAGCCGATTCCTCGATGCGTGCGGGCCATGCGGCGCGGAAAATCGCAGTCCTGAAACCGCCTTCTACATTATACCCGGCCGCCAGGCCGTTCGCTGCTCGGATTCGAAGGACCAGCGGCAACCGCTCGAATTTCGGCTGCGCTAAAAGCTGATAAGCAGTTCGAGACCGTAGATCTGACGGTTGAACGAATAGACATCCTGGCTGAGCCGGTCCCAGATGCTGGAGTCCTGATATTGCAGCTCGATGCTCCCTCGCAATTTGACGCTGAGCGACTCCATGGTTGTAACTTCGCCGCGATCCTTGAGTGTATAGGTCAGACCGAAGATGTAGCGTTGAATGAAGTCGCTGCGTTCGAATCCGCGGTAGTCGAAAAGACTCGGACGGGTGTATTCGTCCCACGTGTATTCCGCGGCAAAATCGAACGAGAGTCGGCGGGGCAATGGAATCTCGATGCCGCCGTAGACCGTATTGCCCCACAAATCAAATTCATCGCCCTGGGTTCGTTCGTTGCGGTAGGTGTAGCCGAATCGAAATGTCATCCAGCGTTCAAAATCGCGAAAGTCGCGGGGGCCGTTTCCGCGATCGGCGTAGTACTGTCGCCAGATGTTCTTCGCCTGCATGAGATTAAACGTCTGTCGGAAGCCGACCGAGTGATAGTTACCGTCGCGATCGAGTCGCGGGTCGAAGATGCGATCGAGATAGTCCCGATCGTCATAGGTATAAAAGAAGTCCGTCCGTCCCAGTTCGGAATTGGCATCGTTCGATGACATTCCGGGGCGGCGCCACGTTTTCGACACAACCGGCGTGATGCGATTACTCGAGATGAACGGTTCCTGCCCCAGTTTGGTATAGGAGTAGTCGTACTGCATGCCTACAAACAGGTCCGCGACCGGTTCCCAGTTCACATAGGCGCGACCGCCGTAAATATTCAGATCGAATTCTTTGACGTGGGGTTGCCAGAAATGCGACGTGGAGCCGCCCACGCCGATGAAAAGGCTCTCGCCGATGATGTTATCGCGTTTTTTCGTCAGGAACCGACTGACGTCCACGCCCGTCTGCAATCCAAAGCGATAATCCTCTTCATGCGGAATCCCTCTGGGGAGGAGAGTGTCCTGGCCCAACAGGATGACATTCGTATCGTAGTAGTTTCCGACGGTGACAAATCCCTCAATCTGAAGTGGTCCGATGGGGGAATCCAGCGTCATTGGCGCCGGCGAACTCTGCATCACGTCGTCGATTTTCCTGATCAACTGCTCGGAAAATTCGATGATCTTTGTCTTCGGACCGGCCGCGCCGCGATCAACGACGTTCTGAAGGAGGCCCCGAGCTTCGGAGTTGCTTTGTGCGAAAATCGCCAGGAGTCCGCGATAGTAGATGATCTTGGTTTCGAAATCGGCGTATTCCGCCTGAGAAAACGTGCCGTCAGCGAGATCCCGGTTTGCAAGGATCATGGCCCGTTCAAATGCGGCTTCAGCGCGACGGTGGTCACGGCTTTTGTTCTGTCCGCTCAGCCTCCTTTGCTGGCTCGACAACCGGTAGTAGGCAACGCCAAGGAAAAAATGACCGATTCGATCATCTCGGCCGATCTCCTGATCGACATAACTTTGCAGGGTCTGGGCGGCACGGAGCGAAATGGCCATGCCCTCATCGGTAAGTTCCTGAGAACCGAGTTGCGCGATTCCGAGATCCAGATACGCCTCAAATGGGAATGCCGCCGGATCGGCGATTTCGACAACCTTGCGCAACCGGACCTGCGCGGACTCAAACAACTTTCTCGCTTCATCGGGATTGCCTGTTGTCGACAAGCCGAGCTTCAGAAAGATCAGGCCGAGATAATATTGTCCGGCTGTGTTGTTCGGGTCGGTCGCGACGAGACCTTCGAGAATCCTGCGAGCTTCATCGAGGCTGCCTGCGCGATACGCTGCGATGCCGGCGTTGAGCTGAACCAGTTTTGCTGAATCGGTGAGCGGTTCGGGCTGCGGTGATGATTGCTCGGCCGAGGGCGGTTCTTCGCCGTCGGGCTGTTGTGCGTGGGCGGAAACCGTCCCGCTGAGTAGCACCAACAATCCTGCAACCATCATCCGTGTGGGAGCGGGAAGGAATCGCCGGGCAATCATACTTGATCTTCTCTCATCTAGTCGAGATGGACTGCGACATGCCTATGGCACCGCACGAGCGACCACGAAAAGCGGCACGGCAATCGTCCGGCAGAGCCGATCATGCCGCACTGAACGGACTGGTCGCCTGAATCAGGATCAGCAAAAACTGGCCGACCAGATCCGCGGTCAGCCGGGCAAATTCCGTGCGAACGAAATCCGTGCCCTGGACGCGACTGACGCATCCGGTCATCGGCAGGATCAGCGTTGCCGCGGCGAGCGACCAAACCATGCACCTTCGAATACTCATATCTGACACTCCATGGCGTTTTGCTGATCGCTGTCACCCAAAGCAACGCGATCGCACGGCCCAGTCTGAATCATTTGAAACTGATACAAATCAGGCCGCAGTCAGGCGAACCAGGAAATTATCCAGAAGGAAAAAGAGCGTGTCTGAAACAAAGGTCACGAACGTCTGGGTCGCGACACCCGCGGTTGCCTGGAGCAGCGCTCCGAGCTGGCCTGAATCGACCGCGCAGGGTCCCGCTTGCGCGATGCAAGCTCCGATTGCGAAGAAACCAGCCAATCGCCGGAGCGATCTCAGCTTACGAGGTGACATCCGGATACTCCCAAATTCAAATGCGATTCCCGAACTTCGTACTTGACGCCCGTAACCCATTAAACATATTCGATAGTGAAAATATTACCAGTCGACCCGATTCTCCCGTTTCGAAGCGGCCCGGCGCACCCGCGCCGGCTTCTCGTGCTGACACCGTGAGTCCGCGGTCATGGAACCCCGGCTCCCGGCGCATTCAGGCGGGGGCCTGCCGTCGAACTTGCAGCCGCAATATCTTGCCAGTCAGCAGCATAGCTGCACTACATGCAGTGGCCATTATATTTATCGGACCAATCTCGTCAATTACTTCAGCCTCCCGGAAATGAGCTTGCTCACTGTCCCGGATGCCGCGCCCCATGACTTTACGATCCTGGGTAGAGTACCTTCACCGTGCGCAAACCGACCAGGTCATCCCCGAACGTGCGTCCCTGAGTGACGAGCGGGCTGCGCAGCCAGTCGAGTCTGGCTTCGAGATCGGTTCCTGTAGGCGCCGGAGGCAGATTGTACTTCGCGTTCAGTGAACAGCCGCCGGTGACCCATCGGGGATCGATCGAATCCAGATCGCCTTCCGCCCTGGGGGCGAAGTCCCGGGTCCATTCGTAGAGGCCGTCGTAGAGCCCGACGCAATGAGGGTTGGTCTGGAGCTTCAAGGCGCCGAGCTTCCATTGTTGGAGAGTCGGAATGGCGACACCGGCATTTGAGGCCGCCGATTCGGCATCGGCAAATGAGTTAAATGGTTTGCCTGCCGCCGGGGCGGCGCCCGCATCATTCCACTCCACGGCGTCGACGTACATGATCAGCCAGTCCGCCGTGCCTGCTTCCACTCCCACTCTGGTCCAGAGCGGGTCATCTGGGGGAAGCGTGACGAGGAGCATTCGCCGGCCATTTGACTCGACTTCGTTTGGATAGGCTGACTGCTGGTCGATGCCCGCTTCGGCGACTTCTTCGAAATTGGGAGGTTTCACGGTCTCCCATGTGCCGGGGACACGGATCGTGAGCGGATTCATGTCGCGGAATTCCGCGCCTGCGCGAAGCTGTTCCATGGCGGCAGTCAGTGGCTCCAGCGCTGCCCGTGCCAAGTTGAGCTTGCCGGCGCTGCTGAGGCGGCGTACACGTGTATCGCCTTCTGCGACGAGGGCGTTCGCGAGAGCGAGTTGCTCCTCCGACGACGACAACAACGTCCATGTCGGCGTCGCCTCATGGGAGGCAGACGCTTCCGTGTATCTGAAGGTACAGCGAACCTGGAGGGGGGGCAGGTTGCCCAGAGGAATTTTCGCCATTCGGGTTGATTCGTCTGCCGAGCTTAAATCCCACGGATCCGGCCCGAACTCTGGTCGCACCATGAGTTCATTTCGACGGCCGGAGCCGACGACACTCTGGATCAATTGCGCCAACGGGGCATGTTCCGTGCCCATGACCTCGGTGATTGAATATTCCGAGTTTGGTTGCGGGGGATCACGACTCACCTGCCTGGTTACGACTTCCTCGAGCGGCGCCAGCACTTCTGCGTATCCCTTCGCTGCGAGCGTTTCGAATTGGGGAGAGAGATCCTTCAGGAGTGCTTCAGCACCCGAGCGATCTCCCTCCTTATCAATTGCCTGAATCCGCCGCATTGTCAGGCCGCGCAGCCAGCCGCCAATTTCCGCGCGCGGCAGGGGGGCGAGCAACTTCCAAGTGGGCGGTCCCCAGGATTTACCCGATTCGTCGTATCGAATCGCGCATTGAACGCGAATTGAAGAATTCCCGATCGCGATGCGCAGGGAATTTGTCATCTCCCCGTTCGGGCTTTCCACCCAGTCGGACTCGAAAGCGGCCGGGGAATCACTGATTGCCTGGTTGTTGATGCGATTGAGGACCGTGGTAACGACTGCGGCGAATTCTGGATCAGCTTCCGTCAGTATACCGGCTGGAGAAACAGTCATTGCCGGCGGGCTCGGCCGATCGACGGCCTGCGTGTTTGAATTTGAATTCGGCTCAGTCCGGGGCGGTGACGTGTTCGGAGTCCCGCGCATCATCATGGAAACAACGGCGATCAATCCGACAGCCGCGGCCGCCCCGATGCCGATCATCGCCTTGCGTCTGGATTTTCCAGCCCTGGCTTCCGCTTCGGGCTTTGCCGTCTCGGCGCCGCCGATCGCTTTCGCATCTTTTTTCCCTGCGGAGGGCGCGGGCGGCGTCGGCACTTCGCTTGGCCTTCCCGGGGCGAAGTCGTAGGCAAACGTCGCGGGGTTCCACCGGCCGACAAGTTCCTGATCGGGCTGCCCCTTCGTGCGAATTTCGAGGCCGACTTCCGGCGTCGGTGACTTGATCCGCTTGGGTGAGAAGGTGATTTTGGGTTTGGCACCGTCTTTCGAGGCTTGGGCGGTGTGGGATTCGATCGCCTTGTCCCGGCTGGCGTTCTGTTCCCCGACAATGATCTCATCGAACGCGTGATGAACCTTGCTCCATTGACCGAACACGTCGACGCGACCTGATGAGGATATTTCGCCGTTTACCTCGTGGATCGGAAACAGACGGCCGTCAGTCGGATGGTTCACAGCAAGCTTCGCCGTGAAGTTCGCCGTCGGAGAAAGCGGGTTTGTTGCGAGCGACGGCGCGTCTATCTCGACTGAGAGCAGCGGGGCATACGGTGCGAAGGCGGGGGCATCCTGCACCCAGTTTGATTGGACTGCCTTGCTCGCGGCTTCAATCGCGCGACCGGACAGTGCCATGCCAAGGTCAGCCGTATCGGCGGCATACCATGTCAGGCGATGGGCATCCCATGCGAGCTTCAGCGCGATGGGGTTCTTGTCCTGGGGCGCGATTCGAAGCGATGCGGTGGCTTGCCTGGCTATCTTTTTAAGTTCAACCGAGATCGCGGCTTCCGGGAAGAGACCTTTCTTCAGGCGTTGGGCGACATCGGTCGGCCCTGCCGCCTGATGTTTCAGCAAGGCCGCGCCAAGTCCTTCGGTGACGGCTTTATTGACAGCGCCGTTGGGATCGCGGATGGTCCGATTCTTATCAGACAGGTCATATCCGAACGGGACCCTCAACTCCTCGCCGTCGCGCTGCCCCGCACTTTTTGGGAATGCGACGACGATGACGGCCTTTCCGCGATCCATCGACTCGTCGAGTTCCATCTGATCGCCGTCGACGGAGACGTGGAGAATGTCGGGCTCGATCAGGTCCTTGAAAGCTGCTTCAACACTTTCACGAACAAATGCTCGAGCGGCACGCTCGATGTTCTCCGTTCGGAGTTGGAGCTTGAGCGCGGCATCGTTGCCGATCGACTCCGCGCATTGATCCAGCAGCCGATCGGATTCCTGGAGAAGACCGGTCGGCCAGTTGGACAGCTTTGGCCGCTCATGCAGAATCTCGATCGCGCGAGCATACTCCTTGCTCTCGAGCGCGAGCTTCGCCTCATCGATCCATTTGCGGGCGCGCTGGTGCTCGGCTCGGATTGCCGAGAGGTGTTTGTCCAACTCCGCTTGGAGGGCGGCAATCTGCTTTTGTGAATCCTTGGGCCAGAACTCGAGTGTCGGCTTCTGGCCCATTCGCTCGTCCGCGCCAAGCCAATCGCCTTGCTCCGCAAGCTGGGCAACTTCCGAAGTCCACGCCCTGGCTGCTGCATGATCGTCGATCGTCTTCAGTTCCCGGGTGAGCGTTTTCTCCAGCGGTGCGGCAGCCCGCGCGACTTCATCGGGCCAGTAAGTCAGTTTCGGCTTTGACTGAATCAGTGACCGCCCGTCTTCCCATCTGTTTGTCTGAACGACCGCGCTTATCTTTTCGAACCATGCTTCCGCGACTTTCTGATCGGCCGCGCGCTGCGCTTCGCGTTTCTCCTTCTCGCCAAATTCGCGCAGTTGTGACTCGATTTCGTCGATGCGCTTCGATATGGCGGCGGGCCACGCATTGAGGGTCGGCCGATCGGACAGCGCTTCCTCGAGTTCCAGCCAGTTTCGAGAAGCGACGAGGGGTTCGATTCCGGCGAGCCAATATTCCGCGTGCGCGGCATCCCGGGCCGATGCGATCGCACCGACGTCTTGCTTCGCCGCATAGAGCGGGGCCAACGATTCCGCCAGTTCGGCCGCGCGCGGGCGGTTGATTGGCTTGCGCTCGAGCATCCTGGTTAATCGCTCGGCGAATCGTCGAAGGTCGGCGTCGGTCGCGTTGGAGAGGTCGGCGCGTTGAATACCGAGGGGAACCGTCGACGCCATCATCCGAGAGACATCCAGGATGCGGTGGCCGTCGTCCAGTTCGCTGAGGAACGGGTGAATGCGTTGAGCCAGCAGCGCGATCAGATTGCCTGCCGCGATGATATCCGAGCCGGCCTCGAATGTTGCGATTGCGCGTTCACCCTGCTCCAAGGCGGCGGCGTACTTTTCGGGATCGACAAAGGCGCAGATTCGGTCGTCGCGTTCATACTCCGATTCGTCCAGCACCTCCCATCGGCCAGTCAGGATAACATCTGGTTCGGATGACTTGGCCGGTCCGACGGCGAGATTCAGGAATCGATCGACCCCCAATGAGTCGCAAAGAATTGGGGCGATCCGAAAATCGGCGACCTTCCAGATCCCGTCTTTGCTTCTGAGCAGGACTCCGGGGCACAGGCCGCCATGGACCGCGCCGGTCCCACCGGAGCCGTGAGCGATTCGCAGCGATTCAGCCAGGGCGAAAGCGGCCGCGAGGAGTTCGTCCAGGGCGAGTTCGTCCGCGTCTCGCCGGAAAAAGAACTTGAGATCGATGGGAGCCGCAGGTTCATGATCGAAGTAGTAACCGCGATCGTCCTGCCTGAGCGTTGAGAAGAGCCGTAGCCCGTGATGCGAAGAAGCGGCGATGTTGTTCTGAAAGTCGAGTGCGGCGCGAAGGCTGCGTTCGAGATCGGCGCGGACGGCATCCGTCAGGTCGGGCGGCGTGAGGATGACTCGTCGGTGGATTTTGGGCATTGTTTTTTCATGGCGGCGCCAACCGCTGCCGACCTTGCTTGTGGTTTTCTCGACCACAAGTATAATCGCGCTGCGGACTTCGGAATATGAATGAGTCGCCCGTCCGTCGAGAGTCGGATCGAAGTGAGCCCGAAAAAGGGAAGCACTTTTACCGGCGCGTTGTCGCTTTGGCCTTGCAAGATTCGGGCGATTCGGCCGTGGCGTCAAGACTTGAAGCTTGGTGATCTCTTCTCATCCGATGTTCGCAGGAGTATCGGGATTTTCAGAATCAATGCTCGGCGGATGCGGCGTTCGGGTGAGTGTTCCCGCTCGAGACGCTTGAGATCCGTTTGGATGGGCTGGGCGGAGTTTTCAATCACGTGAGCGACGTCGAATCCAATTTC contains:
- a CDS encoding tetratricopeptide repeat protein, producing the protein MIARRFLPAPTRMMVAGLLVLLSGTVSAHAQQPDGEEPPSAEQSSPQPEPLTDSAKLVQLNAGIAAYRAGSLDEARRILEGLVATDPNNTAGQYYLGLIFLKLGLSTTGNPDEARKLFESAQVRLRKVVEIADPAAFPFEAYLDLGIAQLGSQELTDEGMAISLRAAQTLQSYVDQEIGRDDRIGHFFLGVAYYRLSSQQRRLSGQNKSRDHRRAEAAFERAMILANRDLADGTFSQAEYADFETKIIYYRGLLAIFAQSNSEARGLLQNVVDRGAAGPKTKIIEFSEQLIRKIDDVMQSSPAPMTLDSPIGPLQIEGFVTVGNYYDTNVILLGQDTLLPRGIPHEEDYRFGLQTGVDVSRFLTKKRDNIIGESLFIGVGGSTSHFWQPHVKEFDLNIYGGRAYVNWEPVADLFVGMQYDYSYTKLGQEPFISSNRITPVVSKTWRRPGMSSNDANSELGRTDFFYTYDDRDYLDRIFDPRLDRDGNYHSVGFRQTFNLMQAKNIWRQYYADRGNGPRDFRDFERWMTFRFGYTYRNERTQGDEFDLWGNTVYGGIEIPLPRRLSFDFAAEYTWDEYTRPSLFDYRGFERSDFIQRYIFGLTYTLKDRGEVTTMESLSVKLRGSIELQYQDSSIWDRLSQDVYSFNRQIYGLELLISF